A window of Sutcliffiella cohnii contains these coding sequences:
- the mreD gene encoding rod shape-determining protein MreD, translated as MRKYFLPLIILSLFILDSIFIDVTPLRQMNEEWIIVPRLIIISLILVTIFANESYGLVYSFLFGLLYDVVYTDIIGIYMFAFTVMSYIVSKIMKIVHANVVVVFFVTLIGITLVEYFAYGVHSIIGSTRMVQQEFLLLRLVPTLAFNGIATILLMYPLKKFCEKLIYYENED; from the coding sequence GTGAGGAAATATTTCTTACCACTTATCATCCTATCGCTGTTCATCTTAGATAGTATTTTCATTGATGTCACTCCTCTCCGTCAAATGAATGAAGAATGGATTATCGTTCCAAGATTAATCATTATTTCTCTTATACTAGTAACCATTTTTGCTAACGAGTCGTATGGACTTGTATATAGCTTTCTTTTCGGTTTATTGTATGACGTTGTATATACCGACATTATTGGAATATACATGTTTGCTTTCACCGTTATGTCTTATATTGTTTCTAAAATAATGAAAATCGTACACGCAAACGTTGTCGTTGTGTTTTTTGTAACACTAATAGGGATTACACTTGTCGAATATTTTGCATATGGAGTTCATTCCATTATTGGTAGTACAAGGATGGTACAGCAAGAATTTTTGTTATTACGTTTAGTACCAACATTAGCGTTTAATGGAATAGCGACAATTCTCTTAATGTATCCTTTAAAGAAATTTTGTGAAAAACTTATTTATTATGAAAATGAAGATTAA